In the Xiamenia xianingshaonis genome, one interval contains:
- a CDS encoding viscotoxin-A3, which produces MAELTDEQIAREEEFLKGLPRVNLGALFMPPVWGAAHGFWVTLLFYPAWLLADNCFFAAYCNPSVLSIGVAVLVFVSLLVVTVVFAIVSQPIAAHRAENAGVSRERYLKRQRAWAVACIVAGLVMIAAATYYNLAFRPPFEA; this is translated from the coding sequence ATGGCGGAATTGACCGACGAGCAGATCGCGCGGGAAGAGGAGTTTCTCAAGGGCCTGCCGCGCGTGAACCTGGGCGCGCTGTTCATGCCGCCGGTGTGGGGCGCGGCGCACGGATTCTGGGTGACGCTTCTGTTCTATCCGGCGTGGCTTTTGGCCGACAACTGCTTTTTCGCCGCATACTGCAATCCCTCGGTGCTTTCTATCGGCGTCGCCGTTCTCGTGTTCGTCAGCCTGCTCGTGGTCACCGTCGTTTTCGCCATCGTCAGCCAGCCGATCGCCGCGCACCGGGCCGAGAACGCGGGCGTTTCGCGCGAGCGCTACCTCAAGCGACAGCGGGCGTGGGCCGTGGCATGCATCGTCGCCGGCCTCGTCATGATCGCGGCCGCCACCTATTACAACCTAGCCTTTCGGCCGCCGTTCGAGGCGTAG
- a CDS encoding cytochrome b/b6 domain-containing protein — protein MAHLAHYREAHPLPFVITHWINLVSMIILIVTGFSIHFPFWPGFMGIARGCHIFFGFVLFINCVVRVLMAFFVKSSPTGGTREQVTDFKTWLPQADNRHQALEWVKYYLFLKKDHPLGAKLGVPQKISYLLIPILVVVMFWTGLCLWSTTANMAPFAATTTLVGGAMSMRIIHYFLMYVFICFMLIHIYLANVEGTAPSALMFFHREHGGLTYDPHKHNISGEDDLGHVGR, from the coding sequence ATGGCACATTTGGCACATTATCGCGAGGCCCATCCGCTGCCGTTCGTTATCACGCACTGGATCAACCTCGTCTCGATGATCATCCTCATCGTCACCGGCTTCAGCATCCACTTCCCGTTCTGGCCTGGCTTCATGGGCATTGCCCGCGGCTGCCACATCTTCTTCGGCTTCGTGCTGTTCATCAACTGCGTCGTGCGCGTCCTTATGGCGTTCTTCGTGAAGTCTTCGCCCACGGGCGGCACGCGCGAACAGGTGACCGACTTCAAGACCTGGCTGCCCCAGGCCGACAACCGCCATCAGGCTCTGGAATGGGTGAAGTACTACCTGTTCTTGAAGAAAGACCATCCGCTTGGAGCCAAGCTGGGCGTTCCGCAAAAGATCAGCTACCTGCTCATCCCCATCCTGGTCGTCGTCATGTTCTGGACGGGCCTGTGCCTGTGGTCCACGACGGCCAACATGGCGCCCTTTGCCGCTACCACGACGCTTGTCGGCGGCGCGATGTCCATGCGCATCATCCACTACTTCTTGATGTACGTGTTCATCTGCTTCATGCTCATCCACATCTATCTGGCCAACGTCGAAGGCACGGCTCCTTCCGCGCTCATGTTCTTCCACAGGGAGCACGGCGGACTCACCTACGACCCGCACAAGCACAACATCTCCGGCGAGGACGACCTCGGCCATGTTGGCAGGTAA